A portion of the bacterium genome contains these proteins:
- a CDS encoding NAD+ synthase, translated as MKIAICQYNPVVGDLDGNLAKVALALKSSARQKPDLLVFPELFLTGYPPRDLLEKDWFLEKIKRAIKDIAKLSGKRPDIGILIGAPTLVVENTSSRLYNSALLIHRGKVIFTQHKTLLPTYDVFDETRYFKPAEKVSVVNFKGRKLGISICEDAWNDAALWPKACPEHSRRGKPYTLDPIKTLAKAGAEIFINLSASPFEMGKASLRSGLFTRLAKKYRRPFIYVNQIGGNDELVFDGRSFAVNEAGQTVLTMKAFEEELAILDTEDTALSIKWPKPDPAGDAYQALVLGLRDYLKKTGFHQAVIGLSGGIDSALVAAIAAEALGPKNVKGISMPSPYSSKGSVDDSRKLAENLGIGFKVIPISGLYQKYLSSLKNTFKGTKPGLAEENIQARIRGNILMAFSNKFGHIVLSTGNKSEMAVGYCTLYGDMSGGLSVISDVPKTLVYKIAGYVNRKGEVIPRATIRKAPSAELRPNQKDQDTLPPYPVLDAILEYHLEDGRSREEIIKHGYKPAVVDWVIRAVRNSEYKRRQAAPGLKVTSKAFGSGRRMPVAARY; from the coding sequence GTGAAAATAGCCATTTGCCAATATAACCCGGTGGTGGGAGACTTAGACGGAAATCTTGCCAAGGTCGCTTTGGCTTTAAAATCCAGCGCCAGGCAAAAGCCCGACCTGCTGGTCTTTCCCGAACTGTTCCTGACAGGCTATCCGCCCCGCGATCTGCTGGAGAAGGACTGGTTCCTGGAGAAGATCAAGCGGGCGATCAAGGACATTGCCAAGCTGTCGGGCAAGCGGCCGGACATTGGGATACTAATAGGGGCACCGACATTAGTCGTAGAAAATACTTCCAGCCGGTTGTATAACTCGGCACTGCTGATCCACCGGGGCAAGGTGATCTTCACCCAGCACAAAACCTTGCTGCCAACCTATGATGTCTTTGACGAGACCCGTTACTTCAAACCGGCGGAAAAAGTCTCGGTGGTGAACTTCAAAGGCCGGAAACTGGGGATATCCATCTGCGAGGACGCCTGGAACGATGCCGCCTTGTGGCCCAAGGCTTGCCCTGAGCATAGTCGAAGGGGGAAACCGTACACTTTGGATCCAATAAAAACGTTGGCCAAGGCCGGGGCGGAAATATTCATCAACCTTTCAGCCTCGCCGTTTGAGATGGGAAAAGCGTCCTTAAGGTCGGGGCTCTTCACCAGACTGGCTAAAAAGTACCGCAGGCCGTTCATTTACGTCAACCAGATAGGCGGCAATGACGAGTTGGTCTTCGACGGCCGCAGTTTTGCGGTGAATGAAGCAGGTCAAACGGTCCTTACAATGAAGGCCTTCGAGGAAGAACTGGCAATATTAGACACAGAGGACACTGCACTTTCCATTAAATGGCCAAAGCCCGATCCGGCCGGGGATGCATATCAGGCGCTGGTCCTGGGACTGCGTGATTACCTCAAAAAAACGGGCTTTCACCAGGCAGTGATAGGGCTTTCCGGCGGGATTGACTCGGCCCTGGTGGCAGCAATTGCGGCCGAGGCGCTGGGTCCCAAAAACGTGAAGGGAATCTCCATGCCCTCTCCCTATTCTTCCAAAGGCAGCGTGGACGATTCCAGAAAACTGGCGGAGAACCTGGGGATAGGGTTCAAGGTCATTCCCATCTCCGGGCTTTACCAAAAATATCTGTCCTCGCTTAAAAACACCTTCAAGGGAACCAAACCCGGGCTGGCCGAGGAGAACATCCAGGCCCGCATCCGGGGCAACATCCTGATGGCTTTCTCCAACAAGTTCGGACACATCGTGCTTTCCACCGGAAACAAGAGCGAGATGGCGGTGGGCTACTGCACGCTCTACGGCGACATGAGCGGCGGGCTTTCGGTGATCTCGGACGTTCCCAAAACCCTGGTCTATAAGATCGCCGGATATGTCAACCGGAAGGGGGAGGTGATCCCCAGGGCTACGATCAGGAAAGCGCCCTCGGCCGAACTGCGGCCCAACCAAAAGGACCAGGACACCCTGCCGCCCTACCCGGTGCTGGATGCGATCCTGGAGTATCATCTGGAAGACGGCAGGTCGCGAGAGGAGATCATCAAACACGGCTATAAACCGGCGGTGGTGGACTGGGTGATCAGGGCGGTAAGGAACAGCGAGTACAAGCGGCGGCAGGCAGCGCCGGGCTTGAAGGTGACCAGCAAGGCCTTCGGGTCAGGGCGCAGAATGCCGGTAGCGGCCAGGTACTGA